Within Spinacia oleracea cultivar Varoflay chromosome 4, BTI_SOV_V1, whole genome shotgun sequence, the genomic segment gagggtagtttgtttggccttgttaaggcgtagcccagacaagcggtcagcaatatcttcctccgttggttcatagcctaggccaaagggagtagatttgttgggtaaaggatggaacgtgcattccttcttccttatgcccaatggggttcctaggaaataaccttgagctaacagcattttagggatgactcgggatgcgtgcgggtctaggaatgctggatcatagtcttcgatgaactggattgcttcatccatttgaaacccataaaggtcgtctgcagtttcggccgttccaaccatagtacaactgatgtcgagaggaggggcgcggatttccagaatCACTCCGTtgtggttaagtttaaccatttggtgcagggtagaagccacacctcctaagtcatggagccaaggtcgccccaagaggaggatgaaagtgggcttgatgtcgattatttgaaactccgtggtgcgtgccacaggcccggtttggaagtcatcgcttcctagccctaagcaatgggcggttcgcaatgggcaaacgttaactgccaaaccgttatctacgagcgctagggggatgttttgtcctttgcatccaaccaccagatagagggccttattgtgagcacccccctctttgggcaaatctttgtcagtaaaaactatggccttttctccagtatctctcgtgacgtggttaaccaatgagtcaggtgtgatatccgtaggcactgagatgaggttaagtgagcgaataagtttttcgcgATGCTCCttcgaagtacacatgagatccaaGATGGTGATCTCGGCCTTAgatctttttagttgcttcaagagaggagtttcaatgacttctgcgacggtggtgtgccgtccattctcaggagtttgtctgactgggatatcgtccatgggaggtgggcgaatatccggttggtatatccttccggatcgggtgagattgtcgacttcgggttcctgaggggtggtgtcaatgagagcatacccgggccaagtttcagtaaagaggtcctggcccgatacttgagataggtagatatcttcagcattatcatcccacacaccgcacacttctctctcgattcgatccatagggaccacagcgagtggtgctccttggggtgtaatgtacaccgtagggtcgaagttctcattttctggttggtcgagagagatgtgacaagaaccgagtgggctcttgttgttgttgggtttgccaacgttagggagaggtatcacttcatcctttatcatgtcctggattgtgttttttagattccagcaatttttagtgtcatgcccatttccttgatggaatttgcagtaagtaccttcgacccaatattttctcttgacaggagggtcactgtagacacctacttttgtcctcattcccgaaagggaaggttcgatgatgagaacataaatctccacttggcaacgcatctcctataaaattacgaatctcaaatcacccctttcattcacccgaaacctgctatttatagaaacctgctatttatggaaacctgctagaaatagtaactgctgtaatgggtagttgttaaaagtggcaagtcataaaagatagaaacctgtcggaattaggtgttgcactccaacataaatcctaaatgagatagaaattgcgagagaatcctattcctaatatgattcgaaaataatagttacgtattaattaaaatccaaacgagcctagagttcgtaacgggcccagacgcatcccgtcataaagttaataagcactaaaagactcgattaagtctcaaacactccggattctaagagtctgaatctgactaagaaaacggcccaaaccctattttcaacgcctggctctgggtgccgaaatcttcggcacccagccctgggcgctgaaattacctgggacgtgttctttcctaattcttcgtggattagagctctaaaattctatctttccacgaactcttttctataaatatagccccaaattcgacgtgaaaacacacacaattcatattctgagtattgactccaacccctaagcctaagcctcacgctgcgaaattgatcccgcgttctatcgcaatcgatccaaaaattgaacagaacgtatcctgtcccttgtagctgaagaattaagcccgtaacttgagattcgttaaataaaaggagaaatagcaaagtcaaagtggttagttttctgagaaccgtgacgcacctctcaagggtgcgtcgtaatgtgtcccttttcaatgatttaattgctttcctcgcccttttatgaactgttaaactaattgaatctgattgttctatcacgcctaataaagataatatttttgggaaattgaactatcatgctaggtccctttaaacaatctaaatcagataatcgcgatcgatctagtattatatgttgcatatttttaaaatcaactcagattagtttaatagttaacgcatgtcccttcaattatttatgctaagctagtaagtgaaggaaataatgcccttggtccaagtatgcattcaatgttatgtctaataaatgcggttcagtattaattaacaagttaataattcagtgagatcaagtgagctgaatgcctagctagaggccgcttcagttcaagtggaattaatgatattaatccacagcttactcttgactgaacccgtagggtcacacaaatagtacgtaaacggatcaagtatttaatggcattaaatactccatctatggatattcggaatcgacggatcttggtttcagtgggagctgagatcgtcactggcaaaaaaatgaatactccggaaacgatgatattgccggaaacggaaatatggatcgtatcggaaatataaatattatccaagtcgtagatgttgccagaaacggaaacgtggtacgtatcgaaaaatattatcggaaatggaaatattgccggaatcggaaatattgccggaaacggaaatattgtcagaatcggaaatattatcggaatcggaaaataattccggaaacggaaatattaaatatttgttcgaaacggaaattgattccggaatcggaaatattgaatattgttcgtatcggaaatgaattccggaatcgggaaattaatcggaagcgtatcgtacgaattagcatcggacgaggcctgcccgacgaaggcccagcacgaagccgggccatcgcccagcaagccagcgcgccacaaacgcaccagccaaggctgcgccaggcccaccgcaaggcaggcccagcgcgcgccaaggctacggcagcgtgtgggctaaAAACATGGTACTAAGTTCAAATTGAGCAAAACTTCcttaaacaaaaaattaactccaacaaagtCGAAATTCTTTCATAATTTGTCACTCATGAATTATGTGGAACGCAAGcagtataccaagaacacctacattgcaagaaaatactagaatcgtaggtacacttgggggctagtataaatgtgcccaaattcaacaaaaaccaacatacttgcgaaaattaacatgcacaaactaattaacatgtcataCAGAACATTTTCAGCTATCTAATTGAAAGAAAGGGGCacgaaatcaaaaacccccaaatcaattttaaGTTCAAGAACACTCAACAAAAAATGCTGAAAATTGACAAAAAGcttaaaattactgaaaattacttacattgggaggaTTAGGAAGTGACTTGGAGTGAaattcgtgaagaaaagtgaaaGAAACGAGTGGAAAATGAGTAGATTGAGTGAGAAACTCGAGCAAAATGGCGAAAGGATGGAGGAAGAAGGAGACGGACCGCGCTTTTAAAGGCCAGCCCCCCccttgcattttcaacgcccagctctgggcgttagaaattctcgcgcccagttctgggcgctgaaaatgcttcccagacagcgaatattcgttgTCGGGGCACGCGTGACTCCCCTTCTGTGAGATATCCAttgtcttgatatttctttcccgcGGAAAAACAACGGTATTGCAAAATctcgttatttattaacaaaagacatacacagtgtgggcccacttataggacacacctaattgggaaatattgcgacccaccaacaggttgtaatcacaaaagccttttattaaaaatatatataggcaaaatgaaaagaaagtaagaacttcaaaataggctcgccatctttagccggcggggtctgcgtcactaaccgcgcaggtcctcagttttcgaaaaataaaatcttcaaaacaaaataaaacaggctcgccatcttcagccggcggggtctacgtcacaaaccgcgtaggtccttattttcaaaaacatcaaaatagattcgtccacttctatcggacggggtgtccaccctcagcggacaggctcgccatcttcagccggcgaggtctgcgccactaaccgcgcaggtccttagtcgctgcagcgataacttttctggttttccctttttccaaaaattaaaggattggttttccgtttttccaaaaaagagcaatgtgctggattttccttcgttttacgtcctataaaaacaagggggttttctcgtttagctaaaccctgaaaatgagaatctttaaaaacgttttacctcgtgattgggcttggccaggcccagttacactttatagctttgatttcgaaaacatctttagatacttccaatgacaaagtgagggagtttctatacatctttagatacttccaatgacaaagtgagggagtttctatactatcagttgacaaattccaatgacacgtgagggatatgttaacacttcaagtgatgacccttaagtcaaatgttatcactcgggggctcgtgagaccctcgcaaaacaggtcacatacaccatggcttgtatgacgcactccgtctagtagtttgaccatcgtctcatcccgagactcagtcaaagtgggggctaactgtagacacctacttttgtccccattcccgaaagggaaggttcgatgatgagaacataaaatctccacttggcaacgcatctcctataaaataacgaatctcgatcacccttttcatttcagccaaacctgctatttatagaaaccttctagaaatagtaactaccataacgggtagttgttaaaagtggcaagacataaaagatagaaacctgtcagaattaggtgttgcactccaacataaatcctaaaagagatagaatttacaaaaggaattatgttcctggtataattcgaaaataagagttacgtattaattaaaatcctaacgaacctagagttcgtaacgggcccagacgcattccgtcataaagttaatacgcactaaaagactcgggtaagtctcaaaagctctgtgttctacgagtccaaatctgacaaggaactcggcccagaccctattttcaacgcctggttctgggtgccgaaatcttcggcgcccagccctgggcgctgaaatcttcggcgcccagccctgggcgctgaaaatacctggggaccgtgttgtctccgaattcttcttggattcgtgctctaaaaatctatctttccacaaactcttccctataaatacagcctcaaaatcgacgtgaaaggaacacacacaattcataatctgagtattgacgtactccaaccctaagcctaagcctcacgctgcgaaattgatcccgcgttctgtcgcaatcgacccaaaagtcgaacaaaacgtatcctgtcccttgtagctgaagaattaagcccggatacTGGAACCTTTCTTGGAaactcgagattcgttaaataaaaggagaaatagcaaagccaaagtggttagttttctgagaaccacaacgcacctctcaagggtgcgttgtaatgtgtcccttggTATGATTtaaatcgctttcatcacccttttataaaattgctaaactattaatttgatttatctatcacgcctaataaaaataataccttggacaattgaactatcatgctaggtaccttaaatcaatctaaacaagataatcacgatcggtttagtattatgtgttgcatattgctaaaatcaatttagaGTAGTTTAATagctaacgcatgtcccttcaattatttatgctgagctagtaaggataacctgcctctggagttatcgatgagcactcctctcggtagttacagtcacctgaactctcaatctctgccctgcgggtgtacgttgagcgatccccacaccagggatcacaagggaacctatagccgtcgtggtcaaacataattgcactccctttatgtcacgataaccgggttttgtcagtttttctcattgtcgttaaaaactgaatggcgactcctatattactagtagattgggtgtaaactcacaggaaatccaattacacttgatctgacaacgtcacgcccacgagggacgaggtcacgcattagcctcgtgctttttcgaccccctcacaaaatgtataaatataaaaattaagagAGGGAGGTGGGAAAAAGTACACAAACAAAAGGGGGTAAGCACATTGGGACTGAGCATATACACAACTACAAACGGAAAAAAGGCCTAAAGAAAGGAGAAGCACATTTGTTTTCATTTAAAACTAAATAGACAGCAAGAAAAGGCCAAGAATAGTACAATAACAGGAACTGAATAATATCTAAATAGTCACTGGGCAGTTGTGCTATAAACACTGTTGTGAATAGTGTAACTGCTCAGCAGTTGAGTCTGAGCATGCACACAACTACAAAGGGGAAAAAAGACAAAAGAAATAAGGAGTACATTTGttttcatttaaaactaatAACCAGCAAGAAGAGGCCAAGAATAGTACCTGAATAGTAACTACAAAGTACCTATGCAGTTGTACTGCAATCACTGTTTCAAACAGTGTAATTCATAGCCCATACCTCTTCCAATTCCCTCAAATGTGCATCAATCTACTACAATGTGCACCACATATGCATAATCTAAAAAGACAATAAAAAAAAGGGTCAAAGCTTATAGAAAATTGTACATCCATACCAACAATACAAAAGCAGACCCGTTACAACAAATAAGAGGCTAATGGCCCCAAGCATTTAAAGGTCGACATTTTCTTATTTAAAATCGAACCCGGCATTTAAATGAAACCGAGTATTTACGAGCAGAATGAACTCGGTATAGCAAAAAACCGAGCATTTAATATAATTGCTtatttacccaaaaaaaaacggTGCTCCAACCAGCATTTTCTAAATTAACGTTTCAGGGTAAAAAAACCTATTTGAAACTGCTCACAACCTAAGACAAATTAGAGGTTTTAGTCAGTCAAACCTCTAACAATGCACAAACCTCTAACAACCAAACAGGGCTCAGAGGTTGGCTCTCGCTCAAAAAGCTAATACTTCTGCCAAATTTTCAGACAATAGCAAGTTTTTCAGACCAATTGAACTGTATCCTAAGTACAAGACGTCCTATATGGAAAGATCTCGATATCAATCAATTTTGAGCTTGTTTCACCTGAAATATCAGTGAATCCAACATTTTTTATGCTATAATCCATTTAGTTGTGATATACTTGATTCTTAAAAATGGCTAAATCTTCACAGTTCAAGACAAAGTTCAGACTCTTTTGATCCTGTCATGCCATCCAAGCCAACATTTCTCTATGATCGAACTTTAACTATCTACTCAACAAATTAAACGTCCTTCAATCAAATGTAGCCTGACCCCATGCCAATGTGCAAGGCAATACAAGGTTGATTTTAGTCTGACCCCATGCCATAACCCATAACGAGGTGTTGGATCACGTTATCTGACAATATAACTAAATCCAGACTCTAACCCCATTCCCACCacccccacacacacacacaaaaatacGGAGAATTATGCTCAGAAGCTTAATCACACAAAGACATTcatgcatcatcatcatcaactatAACAAAATTCACTTTGTGAAAAATAGAACTGTATATCACGAAAAAAAGATGTTCTGGAACTCAGTTTCCACCACCACCGTCACCCACTCCCTACCCCTCCTCCTCCCCGAAAACGCAAAACATTATAAATTGGAGAAATGTATTCCATTAAATTGCACTTATGTCAGTTTGATTCATAATAGACACAGCCTCATATATCACACAGAAAACAAGCTACAGTTCAATAACATAATCTCCCCATCACAAGCACAATTGCTATTTAATATCAGATTGaatcatacaatcatgcaaCACATATTTACCATGACAATCCCTATTGGTTAAATGTCTGCACACGGAGTTCAATATTAGTAGGCAGAGGCCTAGGTAAGGCGATCTCTTCAAAGTAGGGGAACATTTTTGGAACAAAGTGACCTAAAAACAAGgtactttttgacaattttgcctctattttaaccaaaaaaataaaatcaagtatGCATTAGGAAAATGACTAATAGGGTTGATGAAGTTtcagaacttttttttttttttttgctaagcaagagAGAAATATATTAATTGGATCAAACAATTACACCTTAAGCCAATTCCAAGACatacaaaccaactaggttggactctATGCCCTTGAAATCAGCAAACACAAAGCTATACAAGCTCTAAAACACAACCAGAATGCCTAAAGGCTATTACAAATTTGTGAACCATTCACTATCTCTCTTGCTTACATGCTTTGGCAGAACAACCTGAATTCTGCTCTTGACCATTTGCTTCAAATCCTTCATACTCTGACTGACAGTGGGAATGGAGTTATCCCAAAAACTTGTGTTTCTACACCTCCAGATCAGATAGACAGCAGCACCAACAGCTGCAAAATACACCTGCTTCCTAAACTTTGAAGCTTTACTTTGTCCAGCTTTCCTGACTAACTGAACCAAATCGCCATGAATAGAGAAACCTATCCACTGATGTACTGCTATAATAATTTGCTTACTATACTGGCACTGAAAAAAGAGATGCTGATGAGTCTCATCATCCAAGCCACAAATCAAGCAACTAGCAGATTGACTAATGTCTATCTTTGCTAGTTTGTCTGTAGTCTGGAGCTTTGATTGAACAGCCAACCAGCAAATGAATCTATGTTTTGGAACATTCAGCCTATTCCAAACCATTTTGTCCCAATGCACCCTTGGCTTGTCCCCTAGGAGTTTCTCATACACTTGTTTCACTGAATAATGAGGCATGTTCTCAAAATCTGCACAAGTAAAGAACTGTTTGAGCTGCTCCTTTGTATTGCACACTTGCTTCCAGTACCAGCTAGCAGTAGAACCAGGCTGATACTCCCACCAATCCCCATCCTTTAAGTAGACTGAATTAATCCACCTAATCCACACATTATCCTGCTTCTTGACTAAAGCCCAAACATATTTCCCCATAAAGGCAATATTCCACTTCTGAACATCTCTAAACCCCAACCCCCCAGTGTGCTTGTCACTACAGACTTTATCCCAAGCTATGTTGCTTGGTTTATGACTGAAAGCATGGCCACTCCATAGGAAGGCTCTGCAGATCTTCACTATATCTTGAAGAACACCTTTTGGAAGCACATAAATTTGTGCCCAATACATGTGCAAACTCAGTAAAACTGAATTAACAAGCTGCATTCTTGCTGTATAGGATAAATTCCTAGAACTCCAAATTTTTATCCTAGTGATCATCTTATCCACCAAATGAGCACACTGAGTCACAAAGATCTTAGAACATATAGGGACCCCCAAATATTTGAATGGCAACATACTTCTAGAAAAACCAGAAACATCTACTACCCTCTGAATTTCAGATTCATGCATGCCATGACAGTAGATAGAAGACTTTTGTTGATTTGCCTTTAAGCCAGAAGTATCAGAAaacaacttgaaagcttgaagcaACAAGTAAATAGACTGATAATCTCCCTTGCTACAGATAATcagatcatcagcaaaacatAAGTGAGTAAGACCAATCCCCTTGCACCTTGGATGAAACTGGAACTGATGCATAGAGCTCACTCTATTCAGAATTCTAGACAAATATTCCATGCAAATGACAAATAACAGAGGAGAGATAGGGTCTCCTTGCCTCAAACCTCTCTTGGATTTAAAAAACCCATGCATAGAACCATTCAGCATCAAAGAAAACATGGGAGTAGTAACACATTGCATAACCATATCAACAAACTGCTTTGGGAAGTCCAAAAGAACCAGCTTCTCCTGTAAGAACTGCCAATCAACAGTATCATAGGCTTTTTGAAGATCAATCTTCATAAGGCAGCTAGGCTTAACCCCTTTCCTCCCATAATGCCTGACTAAATCTTGCACAACCATAATATTATGAACTATGTATCTCCCATGAACAAAACCTCCTTGATTTTCCATGATGAGATCAGGAAGAACTTGTCTTAATCTCCCACACAAAACTTTTGTTATGCACTTATAAATGGTGTTGCAGCAAGAAATTGGCCTGAACTCACTCACATCCTTTGGACATTTAGTCTTGGGGATAAGAGTAATCACAGTGTGGTTCACCTCCTTCAAGGTTCTTCCTTGCTGTAACATATCAAGAATGGCTGCAATGACTTCATCCCCAACAATATGCCAAGCATCTTTGTAAAAATAAGAGCCAAAGCCATCTGGACCAGGAGCTTTAATACCTGGAATAGAGAAAAGAGCCTTCTTAACTTCATCTGTTGTATAAGGAGCATTGAGTATAGCTTTATGATGATCCAAACAGACTGGCCCCTGCTGCACCACCTCCTTGTTAACTGGTGTTCTGTTATCAGAAGTACTACCTAGGAGCATTTTATAATAATCCAAAAAAGCGTTGGACACCCCATCAGCTGTATCTTTCCATTCTCCTTGCATATCATAAATGCTATACACTTGGTTCTGAACTTTTCTAGTCTTGATACTCTGATGAAAAAGAGAAGTGTTCTCATCTCCATCTTTAAGCCAAGACAATTTTGCTTTCTGACTGAGGAAAGCCAAATAAGCATTATGTTTCTCCTTATACTCCTGAATTGCAATCAACTCTGCATCTGCAAAACTTTGATCATAAGGATTATTATGCATTGCAGTTTGTGCACTCACCATAGTCTGATAAGCTCTCAAATCTGCTGCTTGAATATCTGTAAAACCTACTTTATTCAATTCTTTAAGAGCCAGTTTAActcttttcagtttattaatcaaaatgaacattttagtGCCAATAAACTGAGTATTCCAAGCCTGCTGGACAATGTCAGAAAACACATTTGAGGACTTCCACATAGTAAAATACTTAAATGGTTTCTTCCCTCCATCATCTCTGGGAAACACAGAAAGAAGACCAGGAGAGTGATCAAAAAGTCCTTCTGGCATAAAACATACCTCAGCAACAGGAAAGCAAGTTTGCCAAGCTTGATTAGCCATAAATCTATCAATTTTTGAAAAAACTCTGCTGTTACCTTGTTGCTTGTTGTTCCAGGTGAAAAGATTACCCACACACTTGATGTCCTCCATACCACAAGCATGCATATAGTTGCTCACATCCACAATATCTCTATGTCTGACAGGAGCTCCAATTCTCTCATCTAATGCCATAACACAGTTGAAATCCCCACACACAATCCAGGGTTCTTGAGTGTTAAGCAACAACAAATCCCTCCATAGATCTTGTCTCATACCAGCATCATTAAAAGCATAAACAAAGGTGCAATAAAAGGGTTTCCTACCACTTACAAGAGTAACATGGCAATGAACAAACTGACTGGATGCAGCAACAATGTTAACTGTGAAGCAACCAGCCTTCCAGGCTACAACTATCCTGCCACCAGAGTGATAGTTAGAGTTGCTAGTAAAGCACCAATTTACAAAAACTTTCTGATAAAGCTTCCCTAGATTAGAGAGCTTTACCTTATGTTCCAGGAGCCCCACCAACCCCACTGCATACTTCTGAATAAAGTGATTCACCTCATTCTGTTTCTGAATGGAGTTTAGGGCCCTGACATTCCAAGCTAAAACTCTATCCATTAGAGTTGGAAGAGTTCCCTCCTCCAGGCATCACTATCCTTTGTTCATCCCCTTTATACTGTTCTCCTACCAGTTCCTCCTTATCAAGTAAAGAGGCCTCCAATATCTGAAAAGTATTAGAAGTTCTAACTGGAGTTTCCAGACCAACTCTCACTCTAATTGGTCTCAAAGATCTTTGAAAACCTTCTTGATCCACAATAGGACTAACCACATGATCACCCTGCTCAGTTGATTGAACTGGGATTGAAACAGATGGTTGAGCTTTCCTAATCCAGATCTTTTTCTGACCTTATCTGCATTCAGTCTGTAGGTGACCAAACATCTTGCATTTAGTGCAAATTGTTGGCCTCCATTCATAAAAAATGGCAACTCTCACCATAATGCCATTCTCATCtctgaaagaaataaaatcaggCAACTCTTGAGACAATGGTACATCCACCATGACTCTAGCAAACTGAAGTTTATCTCTACTGATTGTGGCCTGATCCCTCCTTAGTGGCTTGCCTAACTGTGCTACAATCTTAAACAAAGCCTTTTCCCCCCAATACTTGAAGTTTAGCTTCAATTGCACCCAAATTGGCA encodes:
- the LOC110797976 gene encoding uncharacterized protein; translation: MARKSGSKSQSSKHGNGKGKPRGPSSDSQALKTRSIEEVMGVEALDFGLENEIFTPKSGLLHLQTRSEVRHSFNEFMEVIHGSANQMKQGTTRSNMEVGTISIPILQQFDEVAATDNAPIFDNNVEIPMKLNLEQIVSDNVDVSEIHSDESNPVEIGFDDIQEEIEFWSSAVVCYIVGANPPINVMEGFIRRIWKQLNVDKVVMVRNGVFLVRFLTMDSRDKVLRGHYFFDSKPLILKPWNSDMNMDTPELQSVPIWVQLKLNFKYWGEKALFKIVAQLGKPLRRDQATISRDKLQFARVMVDVPLSQELPDFISFRDENGIMGDHVVSPIVDQEGFQRSLRPIRVRVGLETPVRTSNTFQILEASLLDKEELVGEQALNSIQKQNEVNHFIQKYAVGLVGLLEHKVKLSNLGKLYQKVFVNWCFTSNSNYHSGGRIVVAWKAGCFTVNIVAASSQFVHCHVTLVSGRKPFYCTFVYAFNDAGMRQDLWRDLLLLNTQEPWIVCGDFNCVMALDERIGAPVRHRDIVDVSNYMHACGMEDIKCVGNLFTWNNKQQGNSRVFSKIDRFMANQAWQTCFPVAEVCFMPEGLFDHSPGLLSVFPRDDGGKKPFKYFTMWKSSNVFSDIVQQAWNTQFIGTKMFILINKLKRVKLALKELNKVGFTDIQAADLRAYQTMVSAQTAMHNNPYDQSFADAELIAIQEYKEKHNAYLAFLSQKAKLSWLKDGDENTSLFHQSIKTRKVQNQVYSIYDMQGEWKDTADGVSNAFLDYYKMLLGSTSDNRTPVNKEVVQQGPVCLDHHKAILNAPYTTDEVKKALFSIPGIKAPGPDGFGSYFYKDAWHIVGDEVIAAILDMLQQGRTLKEVNHTVITLIPKTKCPKDVSEFRPISCCNTIYKCITKVLCGRLRQVLPDLIMENQGGFVHGRYIVHNIMVVQDLVRHYGRKGVKPSCLMKIDLQKAYDTVDWQFLQEKLVLLDFPKQFVDMVMQCVTTPMFSLMLNGSMHGFFKSKRGLRQGDPISPLLFVICMEYLSRILNRVSSMHQFQFHPRCKGIGLTHLCFADDLIICSKGDYQSIYLLLQAFKLFSDTSGLKANQQKSSIYCHGMHESEIQRVVDVSGFSRSMLPFKYLGVPICSKIFVTQCAHLVDKMITRIKIWSSRNLSYTARMQLVNSVLLSLHMYWAQIYVLPKGVLQDIVKICRAFLWSGHAFSHKPSNIAWDKVCSDKHTGGLGFRDVQKWNIAFMGKYVWALVKKQDNVWIRWINSVYLKDGDWWEYQPGSTASWYWKQVCNTKEQLKQFFTCADFENMPHYSVKQVYEKLLGDKPRVHWDKMVWNRLNVPKHRFICWLAVQSKLQTTDKLAKIDISQSASCLICGLDDETHQHLFFQCQYSKQIIIAVHQWIGFSIHGDLVQLVRKAGQSKASKFRKQVYFAAVGAAVYLIWRCRNTSFWDNSIPTVSQSMKDLKQMVKSRIQVVLPKHVSKRDSEWFTNL